The genomic stretch CTTCAAGCTTGACCCTAATCCATGCAACAGTCTTTTCCTTTGAAACTTGTCTCAGAACTTTATCACTGAGGCTCAAGATAATTACACTATGGACTTTCTCGATCATCATTGTCTTCTCATTATCTGTTAATGCTACATCCATGTTATCTACCTTTCAACATTTTTAACAAACTATGTTGAACAAGAAGGGTCTGCATCTACAAACACCATAAACCAAAATTATTCAACCCGATGAATTCTCAATCTCAAGTTTTATTGAAGGCATGAATGATCCATGCTCACCGCATCAATGTGTTAATATTTAAAACAAAAAGGCACACATTCAAGAATGGAGTCTTGATGATTGGTTGACCgaaattgaagaaaaaaaaagaagaatgTAAAACTAATAAACACAGAAAATAGTTAAGCTTGAGCAAAGTGTTCCAAGCTTTCCAAATTTTTATTTACTTGAAATTACAATGCAAGATTCAATTTTAAGAATGAATCAACTATTATAACACTAACAATAAATTAAAAACTAACTAATTTTAGAAACTAATTAGTTACCCTAATTAACTTAAATAAAAGGTTAGTTAACattttttttattgattgaatCAAATAAACTACCAATATATTTCATGTTCCCTCGTAAACCGAACCTAACTCTAATACTATTATCAATAAAAATTATCTTAATACACAGAAAAAAAATATTACTACATCTTATATATCACACATACTACTCACTCACTCAAGTATAATTTATTTTTCCTTGAGACGTTAACACCACCACCATTTTTAATCTCATTAAAATTACTAAACTTATcttttataataaaaaaattagaaAACTTTCAAAACATATTGTAAAAACTCTATGTGATCATACATTTTTCTCTTCTTTATGTTCATGAAAACCATGATCTATTATAATTTCTTATAAATATCTAAACTTCTATAGAATTTGTAAAATTAATTTAAGTCGCATATAAAACCTGATAATTGAGCTTTTTCCCATGACTTGATAGAATAAATCTCTTCCATGCACATAGCTTTTTTTCAACTACATGTATATATAAAGTGGTTGATACTACACCTcttatatttaatttaaaattagTTTATAGTATCAATCAATAATTCATCAAACATTATCCCTATTTTTAATTTagttatgcaaaaaaaaaaaggAAACAATGCATTAATGAGTGAAATAGATAACCAACATTAATGGAGCTTCTTCAATCATTTTCTGATAAGGATTTTAGTAGTTTTGTGTATGGAAATACCATGTGATTTTCTAATCTGTGGGGTTTCTTTGTCTCTTAATTTCCAATTAACTAGACACTTAATAAATTTCTCTATTAATGTCTATGATTAATGACAATGCTGATGGAAAGTAAAGATTATGACTAAATTAATTATGAAAACTAACGGTATACCTAATCAATTTCCATAATAGCACGTAGTAGAATATACAATCACTTCATAGTCTAAAGAGGAATAAAATAAGGTAAAGAAACATAACTTTTTATTTGTGTAAAGGGGAGACATCACAGTGACCATATAGAAATGCTGATTAATGGTggcaatatatatatatatatatatatatatatatatatatatatatatatatatatatatatatatatatatatatatatatatatatatatatatatatatatatatatatatatatatatatatatatatatatattagtgTTATTAGGGTCAGACTCTGGGTCTGAGCAGACCAGTCACAAAAGATTTAGGATCTAAactattttttattataaataaattagataatttgtatatattttacttgttttgaattcaaataaaattttaaaagtGACGACAATGTTTTAAGAATTGGACAAGTATTGGACCCATTAAGGAGCTAGAATTCTTTAATAGAGGGGATaatttatataaatattttttttatttaaatttaaatattacATTTAAGTTTTGTCtaattttttataaaatagttatatttaataacaaaattaatattatttatcaaaatatatttttttaattatagTTAACACATGTAAAGtaaaatttaataaataatatatattatattaatattcaaaaattataattatttgagatttaaaaaaagTGAAAATATAATATTTTGAGACAAAATTCCACATTAAATTCTGAAGATATTTATATTCGCAAAAATTATCAACAATTAAAATTTTAGCAATTTTAAATATAACTCTCATGACAATATGCAAATTTTAAActttatataaaaaaattgataCTGCTATAattttaaacttttaaattttaatataataaaatataatattattattatataattaaAGAGAACtacaaaataataatattaaagAGATGTTAAAAATTGTACCATTTTTACTGAATGGATCGTGTAATAGTCTTTATTTTAGATTAATTAAACTTGCATTTAATATAAAAtaacatatacatatacatgtttTAATTAAAATGTATGTATCAATGTAAAAAAATAGTACTAATTATAAACAAGTATTAAAAGATAGTGGGGACACTAACCCACACTTACTTCTTCATGGCTCTGTCCCTGATTGGACCGGTTATTAATGGGTGAGGGTATTTGGTTCCTGATTCATTTAATGACAAGTTTTATGATaatgttttgatgaagacaatcAAGATGATGAAGACACGATCAAGTGATAAAGGAATGAAGAAACTTCTAAAATTGATTAAGTTATGGATGATCAAATATGCATGATGTCGTGCTACAAAAAATACCCGAGCGTATCACATGCTCGAAATACAACAGATTCGCCActaaattttatttattctaagagaaaggaaaaatctcaataaaatccaaagaaaagagaaaatagtaaggaagtcggttatgcaatgggaaggtatgAGCACCCCTCACATATACTCAACGAAAACCGTTTTGATTATTCTTTGCGCATATGGGTGTTATTATCTAAATGTTACTTGCGATTAATTTTAATTAAGAGGAAAAAACACAAGTTTttaattaatgtgctcgccaagattTCAAAATCccgtgcctacgtattctcatagtggaatgagaaaattagagctccgtagtttgtaaggtagaaaaatgtttgtttgtttgttgatgTTAGGGAACGATGTTATAATCGTATCCTAGAAGTGGTTTTTCATTAGTTGTTTGATCTTGGCTCAGACGCTCTAAGTTGTTAGTCTGACTGCTAAAGAGTGGATTATAATAGTTCTTTTGTGAAAACAAATTGTTGTTTGGCTTGAACCAAGGATAAATAATTGTAAAGGTGGTGTCTGAACCAAGGACAAAGAATTGCAAAGGTGGTGTCTGAACCAATGACAAAGAATTATAAAGGTGGTGTCTGAACCAAGGTCAAAGAATTGTAAAGATTCACCTAAACCGGAGATTAACAAGGAAAACGGGAAGAAGAATAAGAGTTTGCCTAAACCAAGGCATTAACAAGGCAAACAAGAAAAGGAATGAGAGTTTTCCTAAATCATGGGATTAACAAGGTAAACGGGAAAAAGGAAGAGAGTTTGCCTAAATCAGGGGATTAAGAAGGCAAACAAGATAAAGGAAGAGTATGAGTGTCAAAACCAAGAGGAGTTGTATTCAAACCAATAGAGAATGATTATGGAATGTTTTTGATATTGATTGTGATTGATTTTAGTCTGAAGACGGATATTCATACATGGAGCTCTACAACAGTGTCTGAATCATCAAGGGAGAGAGAGTCTACACCCTCCTCCTTTTTCTTCCTTTTATTATAAAATTTTGCcttgatttgaattgcactaaagtctatggtTGTAAgtgaatactttgaacaactGGGTCATGCGTCtcgtatccaaagatattcagaataagGATAGAAATACACCATCTTATTCTTCtccatttcttaaggctcatgaTGCGCAATTCGCATCGTATTTGTTAAGTATTTTAGTTTATTTGAAAAAAAAGAGGTTTTGGTCTTAAATTGAATAAGTGAACCAAACATAAGTGGGATAACAAAGCAAGATGCACTAATGTATCAAAAGGGTGATAATCCTAAAATTATCATGCATGTATTCCATGTTTTGCAAGTAGGAAATGTAACCCTAGGGTTTTTTTATCATTCAATTAACCTAAAGGATTAACTAAAATATCCTGAAGTCATTAATTTAATTAACTGATCAAATACAATTTAATCAAGGCTTAAATGCACTTACGATCCcctatttttaattttttttaaatttagtCCCTCCATTTTAAAAACCAACTTTTTGGTCCCTAAAGTTTACTTCCCTTGAGATTTCCATGGTCCCCCCTTCATTTGGCAGACTCATTAATGATGTGGCGCACACGTTGGACATCCATGTCACCTTTTTTTATTTAATGATATTAAAATATAATTCATTTTACAAAATAATtgtaatttatttttaaaaaattaatttagttTTTAACATTGTAAAAATAGCAACATTACATTTCCAGAAATCCAAAAATCTATTGAACCCTAATTGCATTTCCCCTTTCACTATCTGAAGAAGATCACAAAGAAACCCTAAATTCACTCAAGCACACTGATCGAAACAACAAACACGAAGATCTGAAATTTGCGAAGATAACTAGTGGGCAAGTGAACTTTTGTTTAAGGTATGTTTTCTTCTCTATCTTTCTGGGATTCACAGttgttttgttttttgtgatATTCATGTCGTCCATTATCCTTTTCAGCTATTTTGTTGTGGTCCCTTAGTTGTTTCTTGTTTACATCCATGTCACCATGTTTTGTTTAATGTGTTGTTGTGGTCCATCATGTTTTGTTTAATATTCTTTTGTGGTCCCACTGAATGCAAACTTAGTCTGATGTTAATGTTTTTTTGTTATCAATAATTTTCAGGCCAACTCAAGCTAATAAGGTTAGGTTAAGTGGTATGTTGGTGGAGAGGTAACTGAGATGAATTGGCGATGTGATGTGTATTTCATGTCATACATGGATGTGGAAAGATTGATTAAAAGTGAGGGTTATGTAGACATAAAATGTTTGTGGTATTGGAACCTTGTCTTTAGCTTTGCACGTGGTCTTAGACCATTGAATAATGATAAAGATGTGCTGCAGTTTTCCAAAGATGTTGTAGGACACGAGGTGATGGATGCATATGTGGATCACAGAGTATCTGACCCCCCATGTGATTTTGGGTCCAAGTGAAATAGAAAACTACATTGATGAGGATGAGGTACAACGTACTAGTTTTAGTCAACCTAATGCTGAAGTGAATGAGGATGAGGGTAATGTTACTGAGGGTAATGTTGATGTCAGTGAGCCTGAAGTTGAAGTCAATAAGCCTAATATTAGTGAGCCTGAAGCTGAAGTCAATGAGCCTAATGTTAGTGAGCCTGAAGTTGAATTCAATGAGCCAAATGTTAGTGAGCCTGAAGTTGAAGTCAATGAGCCTAATGTTAGTGATCATAATGTCAATGAAGCTAATATTGAAGTTAATAATGAACAAGCTGAATTGAATGACGATGATTATGTTGCAAGTGAGTTTAGTGAGTATATTGATAGTGATGAAATTAATGGGGCTAGTGAAGATTCTGGTGAGATGAATTAGACTAAAGTACTCCCTCCTGAAACTTTAGGTGAGGCTAGTGGAAGCAAATAGGCAGTTGCTATGTAACATGAGGAGTGTGATGATTCTGATCATTTATATATGCCTCCTAGGAGTGAGGATAATGAAGATGTAGTAAAGTTTATAACTTATAAGAATGGTGAGGGTAGTGAGTTTCAATTGGgaatgatgtttacaaacaaagAGATGATAAGAGATGCTATCAAAGAGTATGGaatggaaaatcagaaaaatatgtTCATTAAGAAGAATGATGCCAAAAGGATGGTAATTAGGTGTGTGGTTGGTTGTTTCTAGCTAAGGATTAGTAAAAGGATTGGGCAACAATATTGGCAAATTATTAGTTATGTTGATGACCATACATGTCATAGAACTACACATAATAGGAATGTTAAGACTACTTGCCTTGCCAAAAAATTGCAAATGTCCTAAGGCATAGTCCTTATATTAAGCCAACAGGTCTCATGGCTAAATCTCTTGAGAGGCGAGGAGTGAAAATTTCATAAGATACAAGCATATATGGCAAAAAAGAAGGCCATGGATTTGATTTAAGGTGCTGGTTTTGATTAATTTAATCATTTGAGGAGTTATGCTGAAGAGTTGTTAAAGTCAAATCCTAAGAGCATTGTGTATATACAATATGCTGAGAGCAAAGGCATCCATGTATTTGAAAGGATTTATATATGCTTAGAGGCTTGCAAGGCAGACTTTGCCAAGACATGTAAGCCACTCATTGGATTGCATGCTTGCTTTTTGAATGGGGGGTATGGTGGAAAACTAATGTTTGCAATAGACAGGGATGGTAACAACCAAATCTTTCCAATTGCATATGTAGTGGTTGAAGTTGAGACCAAAGATTCATGGGAATGGTTCTTACACCTTCTACTGGAGGATTTAAGTGCATTCAATCAAAGAGCATATGCCTTTATTTCTGACCAACATAAGGTATATCGTCTTATGTCATTTTCTTTGCCTTTCTATGTCATGTATAATATCTTATGTTGTCTTGTGTCATTTTCTTTGCCTTCTTATATGTGACAGGGGCTGGTTCCTGCAATTCAAGGCATCAATGCCCATGTGGAGCAGAGACTTTATGTCAAGCATCTATATGGTAATTGGAAGAAGAAATACCCTTGTTTGGAGCTAAAGGAGGTGATGTCGGTAGCAACTAGGGTAACTACAATACCAATGTGGGAAAAAGCAATGCATAGAATGAAATAATTGAATGAAAGTGCATAGAAGGACATGATGGATACCCCAGCACAACTATGGACCAAATCATATTTCAAGACATATACAAAGTGTGATATGCAAGAAAGCATTATGTGTGAGGCTTTTAACAGGGCAATATTGGAGCATAGAGACAAGCCAATAATCACTTTATTGAAGGGAGTCAAACATTATATAACAAATAGGATCACAAAACAAAAGGAGTTGTTACAAGGGTATGATGGAGTTATATGTCCTAGAATCCAGCTGGTAATTAAGAAGAATAAGAAACATGCACAAGGATGGACTCCAACATGGCATGGAGATGATGATCTTTCAATTTTTGGTGTGACCAATGGGATTGAGACCTACTGTGTGAATCTTAAAAGTGAAACATGTTCATGTAGAAAGTGGGATTTGTCTGGAATATCTTGTTGTCATGTAATCACATGCATTTGGAACATCACAAAACAACCTGGAAGTTTTGTGGTTGAGTATTACAGGTATAATTCATATGCATTTTGAATTCTTTAGTTTGTATGATTTGTATTGTTGATTGTATTTATGAATTTTTTGGGAAGTCAACTTTTGAGAAGACTTACTCAAATATTGTATTTCCAACAAATGGACCATAATTGTGGCCTATAGTTGATCATGTGCCAATTTATCCTCCTGCTATGAGACGAGCAATTGGACGTCCAAAGAAATTGAGAAACAAGGCAAATGATGAACCAAATAACCCTCATGTGCTTTCAAGGAGACTTGCAACTGTTACTTGTAAGAAGTGTGGAGAAATGGAACATAACAAGATAAGTTGCAAGGGTAAAAGAGCTGCTGATAGAGAAATACCAAAGGGAGGAAACAAAGCAAAGAAGGCAAAGACCATTAAGGGTGGAGACAAAGCGAAGAAGGAAAAGAACATTAAGGGTGGAAACAAAGCAAAGAAGGTCAAAAAGTTAAGTAAAAACTAGGTTGAGATTAGACAGTGTTCTCAAGCACGACAAGTTACTCAAGATTAAACGTAGTGTTGTTTTATAATACCTAGTTATCCATGCTATGTTATAGTCTGTTGTGTTAGGTTTCAGTACCAATATGGTCTGTTTGTGAACCATGGTCTTTTTTTATGTAATTTGGTCTGTTATGAACCAATATGGTATGTTTATGAACCATTGTCTTTTTGATGTAATTTTGTCTGTTAGGATCCAATATGGTATGAACAAGTTGTAATATGATATGTTATGATCTTTTGATATAATATTCAACTGTTATGAACAAGTTATGACCTGTTATGATCTTTTGATATAATATTCAACTGTTATGGTTACTCAACTGTTATGAACAAGTTATGATCTGCTATGAACTATTATGATATGTTATTCAACTATTATGCAATTGAACCAACATATTGTAATTTCATTTCATTATCAAGTCAAGTTACACAAACAATGTTACAAAAAGGAACGCAACTGAACCAACATATTAGACCTATCAACTTAAACCAACAATGTTGCAAAAAGGAACACAACTGAACCAACATATGCTAAACATGTTACAACATATAACCCAAACATATTGGACCTATCctatttcattatttttgaaataacATATGCAATTAACACAACAATGGTAATCATCCAGTTGAGCTTCAAATGCTTCCTCAATAATTTCATCTTTATCTTTATTTCTTAATCTTTCCTGATATAATCTTTTACATTATGTTTCTCATCATTCAAATTCTGCAGTGATGATGAAATAACTTCCTTTTCCCTTGGGTTCATTTCTTCATCCGACCAAACAAAGTGGCTACATTTCTTGTTACCTTGCATCTGGAGGAAAAAAAGGAGTATAATGAAGTTGCTTCAGTGGCGATATAACTTAACCGAGAAGAACAACAAAAATAGCATAAAGGAAGTCACACCTTATATATTCCACAACCATAGCAACGACATCCTGGGTTTGCATCAGTCCATGTTGTCATCAATGAAGCATCAATACCACAATGGCATTCGTACCTCAATGAACGATTTCTGTAGCTACTTTTTGAAACTAGTTTCTCAAACATTTTAAGATGAGGAAGGAGAGTTTGGGAATGAAACAAAGAAGGAGGATTGAAGATGTGGGAAATAGAAATCAATTTTGAATAATGGCAGGAAGAAGAAGACGGCTAGGGCACACACGCAGTGAGGCAACGAAGTTGATTTACTTTCATTAATAaaggcaataataataattcatttaaaatcattattttaattaaaattgttttttaatACAAATATTAATTATCatgaattaaaatattaagttATAACTGAAGTG from Lathyrus oleraceus cultivar Zhongwan6 chromosome 7, CAAS_Psat_ZW6_1.0, whole genome shotgun sequence encodes the following:
- the LOC127102198 gene encoding uncharacterized protein LOC127102198, encoding MWITEYLTPHVILGPSEIENYIDEDEVQRTSFSQPNAEVNEDEGNVTEGNVDVSEPEVEVNKPNISEPEAEVNEPNVSEPEVEFNEPNVSEPEVEVNEPNVSDHNVNEANIEVNNEQAELNDDDYVASEFSEYIDSDEINGASEDSGEMN